A single window of Sparus aurata chromosome 22, fSpaAur1.1, whole genome shotgun sequence DNA harbors:
- the LOC115573522 gene encoding uncharacterized protein LOC115573522 isoform X1 — MKTAAFILGLFIYLEFTEKVTSEGQLKGFDDTVVKSACRDRYLWIHVASGQAPRFEAVDENGVHSISHQLASHCGYTISSFKMDGYTTFKASYYSCFTYNQNDEVFTFKFNVVVLDAGGRWISWPVSAVCSGLKWTHREIICEEDYMEVNVNKESSCGGQQGSSGPSWQAAFARAQRTASSVWQLMVLQSDGQVSSMSISEAQQQGYSLTTTAHRVVLRSQYKQPHAELIMVDGVPMEVIRISLFLKQKLMVMMIDVSMACTVNFGTFDGARLLWDIPRVVTPLIGEGAGFESRSVNLGVEGLLLDEPTTAARGFSVVQQGHLIQIGVPFGAEGGYRKSLVENSVYKEMYVIFLMYEHVFSLLYDDGSSIDTRHRMLRVLDTPLLCRPPFSFDQTTSDDQVFSVYLGNIPADVLLEEVQINGKQLMMSEGVGLGYSISPIVHINGSRAYELRLPFEDTLVYRMYLGQGVVQYSIDVNFTLTIMPQRASYYHHTFITARVFNTFPPEITAQCSDGGLTFSVVRPPRAESLWEVGINHEPLTSQLAEQRGYRLYNDTQRTTLEVPVFSIGYNYEDINLSNFYGTFKLVLRDSKTLEVQTSTSKRCLFNTQDMIVCSADGTMTVVTTPTSTWPTLQPEGTTLLDPTCGPKQTDGARVLFEFRPDSCGTRAMVGESYMVYENEILHDRQMIADGPNFISRDSQFKLTVRCFYPLSGLNRLSVDRIFSSATPGFGSVKVFKSIKAGPANEPPAKDCSYQVSRNGDKTLTKQIHENTQAVGILPPTSLWTRPRPGPSHFITVPSRHNKLIYSSQNQQPSPNLNLSPPPEGVSVGTHQSHPSHLMSMTQEHRESGSPTGDHFPNYLPRHDHSPSINFHRSNLNTPSFNVGVTGENSELTKAGPAQGFSTSSRSPGSAVVGVLHVNSGSSSQTLTLQGLNSFGDNVGQNNVIQPDQDLQNLQVNFSLGMQELTQPHKASLDLRFYGSSEGRMEMTRPEAIPGYLPQSGYDASQTSPLQPAPKPPAQHSRQLLQPGRDQTYVPANTFTSQYTVSNMLEDRRGSLSTEPMSTATSQVDQNLERPGSIERRNTETVYTKVKNIRVKPLTKFLSSVQHPNQNTFAQQPNVQISSPSRYATGSTAVGRGGSRWASQQLPEPRRSNMRQEHVPERTGVLSLTPEKGVYTIKSDQSAAIHLTDLSPNQQKPVQSEAKTGNGGGQKPVSTQGNVLQAKGQPHNRVRIVPGLPGRFKNNEVQSDSRGGTGRRSYLSFTPQTITNAAVNIRDYLSNSPTAGAAGSTGSHTGPNGSGGSELDSHTTSDCSGPYGASVHRGIMRGKEIS, encoded by the exons ATGAAGACTGCTGCTTTTATCCTTGG ACTCTTTATCTACTTGGAGTTTACAGAAAAAGTAACAAGTGAGGGTCAACTGAAAG gTTTTGATGACACTGTTGTGAAGTCGGCGTGTCGAGATCGTTACCTGTGGATCCACGTGGCCTCAGGACAGGCACCTCGCTTTGAGGCTGTAG ATGAAAATGGTGTCCACTCCATCAGCCATCAGCTTGCCTCACACTGCGGTTACACTATCAGCTCCTTCAAGATGGATGGATACACCACCTTCAAAGCTTCATACTATTCCTGCTTCACCTACAACCAG aaCGACGAGGTGTTCACCTTCAAATTTAACGTGGTGGTACTTGATGCCGGTGGCAGGTGGATCAGCTGGCCTGTTTCTGCTGTCTGTTCTGGTCTGAAGTGGACTCACAGAGAGATCATCTGTGAGGAGGACTACATGGAG GTGAACGTGAACAAAGAGTCTTCATGTGGCGGTCAGCAGGGGAGCAGTGGACCGTCCTGGCAGGCTGCTTTCGCTCGG GCTCAGAGGACAGCAAGTTCTGTCTGGCAGCTGATGGTCCTACAGAGTGACGGTCAGGTTTCCTCCATGTCCATCAGTGAAGCCCAGCAGCAGGGCTACAGCCTGACCACCACCGCCCACAGGGTGGTGCTTCGATCGCAGTACAAACAGCCGCACGCTGAGCTGATAATG GTGGATGGCGTCCCCATGGAGGTCATCCGGATTTCTCTGTTCTTGAAGCAGAagctgatggtgatgatgattgaTGTATCCATGGCCTGCACAGTCA ATTTCGGTACTTTCGACGGTGCTCGGCTGCTCTGGGACATCCCCCGGGTTGTGACCCCCCTGATCGGGGAGGGGGCTGGGTTTGAAAGTCGAAGCGTAAACCTGGGGGTGGAGGGGCTGCTGCTAGACGAACCCACCACTGCTGCCAGAGGATTCAGTGTAGTCCAACAAGGACATCTGATCCAGATCGGGGTTCCTTTTGGGGCAGAGGGTGGCTACAGGAAG aGTTTGGTGGAGAACAGCGTGTACAAGGAGATGTATGTGATCTTCCTGATGTACGAACATGTCTTCTCTCTTCTGTATGACGATGGCAGCAGCATCGACACGAGACACCGAATGCTCAGAGTGCTCGACACACCACTGCTCTGCCGTCCACCCTTCAGCTTTGACC AAACGACGAGTGATGACCAGGTGTTCAGTGTCTACCTGGGAAATATTCCTGCTGATGTCCTATTGGAAGAAGTGCAGATAAATGGGAAGCAGCTGATGATGTCAGAAGGTGTTGGGTTGGGCTACAGCATCAGTCCCATTGTTCACATCAACGGTAGCCGAGCCTATGAGCTACGGCTGCCGTTTGAGGACACCCTCGTCTATCGGATG TACCTGGGTCAAGGTGTGGTGCAATACTCCATAGATGTAAACTTCACTTTAACCATCATGCCCCAGAGAGCCTCCTACTACCATCACACATTCATCACAGCACGAGTATTCAATACAt TCCCTCCAGAGATCACTGCTCAGTGTTCAGACGGAGGACTCACCTTCAGCGTGGTCAGACCACCTCGAGCTGAGAGTCTCTGGGAGGTGGGCATCAACCATgaacctctgacatcacagctaGCGGAACAAAGGGGGTACCGCCTTTACAACGACACCCAGAGAACTACTCTGGAAGTCCCTGTGTTCTCCATCGGGTACAACTATGAA GACATTAACTTGTCAAACTTTTATGGAACATTTAAACTTGTTCTGAGAGACTCCAAAACTCTGGAGGTACAGACGTCCACCTCCAAACGCTGCCTTTTCAACACACAGGACATGATAG TTTGTTCTGCAGACGGGACCATGACGGTGGTGACGACGCCAACCTCCACCTGGCCTACACTGCAGCCTGAAGGAACCACTCTACTGGATCCCACCTGTGGACccaaacagacagatggagccaGAGTCCTGTTTGAGTTCAGGCCAGACTCATGTGGGACCAGGGCCATG GTTGGGGAGTCATACATGGTCTATGAGAACGAAATCCTCCATGACAGACAGATGATCGCAGATGGACCAAACTTCATCTCCAGAGATTCTCAGTTCAA GTTGACAGTGAGGTGCTTCTATCCACTCAGTGGACTCAACAGACTGTCTGTGGATAGGATCTTCAGCTCAGCTACTCCTGGATTTGGTTCTGTCAAAGTCTTCAAAAGCATTAAAG CAGGTCCAGCAAATGAACCCCCTGCCAAAGACTGTTCGTACCAGGTTTCTAGAAATGGTGACAAAACTCTGACTAAACAGATCCATGAGAACACTCAAGCAGTGGGAATCCTGCCTCCCACAAGTCTCTGGACTCGACCCAGACCTGGACCCAGCCATTTCATCACAGTGCCATCCAGACACAACAAGCTGATCTACTCCTCTCAAAACCAACAACCTTCTCCAAACCtcaatctctctcctcctcctgaaggTGTGTCCGTTGGTACCCACCAATCCCATCCCAGTCATCTCATGTCCATGACCCAGGAACATCGTGAATCTGGATCTCCAACAGGCGACCATTTCCCAAATTATCTTCCCAGACATGACCATTCACCAAGCATTAACTTCCACAGGTCAAACCTCAACACACCAAGCTTCAATGTTGGAGTGACAGGAGAAAATTCTGAACTCACTAAGGCCGGCCCAGCACAGGGCTTCAGTACTTCAAGCAGGAGTCCTGGTTCTGCTGTTGTTGGAGTGTTGCATGTCAACTCAGGAAGCTCCAGTCAGACTCTGACACTTCAGGGTCTGAACAGTTTCGGTGATAATGTTGGCCAAAATAATGTCATTCAGCCAGATCAAGACCTGCAGAACCTTCAAGTCAACTTTTCTCTTGGCATGCAGGAACTGACCCAACCACACAAGGCCAGTCTGGATTTAAGATTTTATGGGTCCTCAGAAGGGAGGATGGAAATGACGAGACCTGAAGCGATACCAGGGTACCTGCCTCAAAGTGGGTATGATGCTTCTCAAACCTCTCCACTTCAACCAGCCCCCAAGCCACCAGCTCAGCACAGCAGACAACTACTCCAGCCTGGTAGAGACCAGACATACGTCCCTGCTAACACCTTCACATCCCAATATACAGTTTCCAACATGTTGGAGGACAGACGGGGATCTCTCAGCACTGAACCAATGTCTACTGCAACCAGCCAAGTAGACCAAAACCTGGAGAGACCAGGGTCTATTGAGAGAAGGAACACTGAGACTGTTTATACAAAGGTGAAGAATATCCGAGTCAAACCACTGACCAAATTCCTTTCGTCTGTACAGCATCCCAACCAGAATACTTTTGCTCAACAACCAAATGTACAAATCTCAAGTCCCTCTCGGTATGCCACTGGTTCGACAGCAGTCGGCAGGGGAGGGAGCCGCTGGGCATCCCAACAGCTTCCTGAACCGAGACGTTCAAACATGAGACAGGAACATGTCCCCGAGAGAACTGGTGTGTTATCACTGACGCCGGAAAAAGGTGTTTATACTAtcaaatctgaccaatccgcAGCGATCCACCTCACTGATCTGTCTCCAAACCAGCAGAAACCAGTCCAATCAGAGGCTAAGACGGGAAACGGTGGAGGTCAAAAGCCTGTTTCTACTCAGGGAAACGTCCTTCAAGCAAAAG GACAGCCTCATAACAGAGTCAGAATTGTTCCTGGCCTGCCTGGaagatttaaaaataatgaagTTCAGTCTGACTCCAGAGGAGGAACCGGCAGGAGGTCCTACCTGAGCTTCACACCACAGACTATCACAAACGCTGCTGTCAACATCAGAGACTATCTGTCCAACAGTCCCACTGCCGGAGCAGCTGGCTCTACTGGGTCTCACACAGGTCCTAATGGTTCTGGTGGTTCGGAGCTCGACAGCCACACCACATCAGACTGCAGTGGTCCGTATGGAGCCAGTGTTCACCGAGGCATCATGAGAG GTAAAgagatcagctga
- the LOC115573522 gene encoding uncharacterized protein LOC115573522 isoform X2 produces the protein MKTAAFILGLFIYLEFTEKVTSEGQLKGFDDTVVKSACRDRYLWIHVASGQAPRFEAVDENGVHSISHQLASHCGYTISSFKMDGYTTFKASYYSCFTYNQNDEVFTFKFNVVVLDAGGRWISWPVSAVCSGLKWTHREIICEEDYMEVNVNKESSCGGQQGSSGPSWQAAFARAQRTASSVWQLMVLQSDGQVSSMSISEAQQQGYSLTTTAHRVVLRSQYKQPHAELIMVDGVPMEVIRISLFLKQKLMVMMIDVSMACTVNFGTFDGARLLWDIPRVVTPLIGEGAGFESRSVNLGVEGLLLDEPTTAARGFSVVQQGHLIQIGVPFGAEGGYRKSLVENSVYKEMYVIFLMYEHVFSLLYDDGSSIDTRHRMLRVLDTPLLCRPPFSFDQTTSDDQVFSVYLGNIPADVLLEEVQINGKQLMMSEGVGLGYSISPIVHINGSRAYELRLPFEDTLVYRMYLGQGVVQYSIDVNFTLTIMPQRASYYHHTFITARVFNTFPPEITAQCSDGGLTFSVVRPPRAESLWEVGINHEPLTSQLAEQRGYRLYNDTQRTTLEVPVFSIGYNYEDINLSNFYGTFKLVLRDSKTLEVQTSTSKRCLFNTQDMIVCSADGTMTVVTTPTSTWPTLQPEGTTLLDPTCGPKQTDGARVLFEFRPDSCGTRAMVGESYMVYENEILHDRQMIADGPNFISRDSQFKLTVRCFYPLSGLNRLSVDRIFSSATPGFGSVKVFKSIKGPANEPPAKDCSYQVSRNGDKTLTKQIHENTQAVGILPPTSLWTRPRPGPSHFITVPSRHNKLIYSSQNQQPSPNLNLSPPPEGVSVGTHQSHPSHLMSMTQEHRESGSPTGDHFPNYLPRHDHSPSINFHRSNLNTPSFNVGVTGENSELTKAGPAQGFSTSSRSPGSAVVGVLHVNSGSSSQTLTLQGLNSFGDNVGQNNVIQPDQDLQNLQVNFSLGMQELTQPHKASLDLRFYGSSEGRMEMTRPEAIPGYLPQSGYDASQTSPLQPAPKPPAQHSRQLLQPGRDQTYVPANTFTSQYTVSNMLEDRRGSLSTEPMSTATSQVDQNLERPGSIERRNTETVYTKVKNIRVKPLTKFLSSVQHPNQNTFAQQPNVQISSPSRYATGSTAVGRGGSRWASQQLPEPRRSNMRQEHVPERTGVLSLTPEKGVYTIKSDQSAAIHLTDLSPNQQKPVQSEAKTGNGGGQKPVSTQGNVLQAKGQPHNRVRIVPGLPGRFKNNEVQSDSRGGTGRRSYLSFTPQTITNAAVNIRDYLSNSPTAGAAGSTGSHTGPNGSGGSELDSHTTSDCSGPYGASVHRGIMRGKEIS, from the exons ATGAAGACTGCTGCTTTTATCCTTGG ACTCTTTATCTACTTGGAGTTTACAGAAAAAGTAACAAGTGAGGGTCAACTGAAAG gTTTTGATGACACTGTTGTGAAGTCGGCGTGTCGAGATCGTTACCTGTGGATCCACGTGGCCTCAGGACAGGCACCTCGCTTTGAGGCTGTAG ATGAAAATGGTGTCCACTCCATCAGCCATCAGCTTGCCTCACACTGCGGTTACACTATCAGCTCCTTCAAGATGGATGGATACACCACCTTCAAAGCTTCATACTATTCCTGCTTCACCTACAACCAG aaCGACGAGGTGTTCACCTTCAAATTTAACGTGGTGGTACTTGATGCCGGTGGCAGGTGGATCAGCTGGCCTGTTTCTGCTGTCTGTTCTGGTCTGAAGTGGACTCACAGAGAGATCATCTGTGAGGAGGACTACATGGAG GTGAACGTGAACAAAGAGTCTTCATGTGGCGGTCAGCAGGGGAGCAGTGGACCGTCCTGGCAGGCTGCTTTCGCTCGG GCTCAGAGGACAGCAAGTTCTGTCTGGCAGCTGATGGTCCTACAGAGTGACGGTCAGGTTTCCTCCATGTCCATCAGTGAAGCCCAGCAGCAGGGCTACAGCCTGACCACCACCGCCCACAGGGTGGTGCTTCGATCGCAGTACAAACAGCCGCACGCTGAGCTGATAATG GTGGATGGCGTCCCCATGGAGGTCATCCGGATTTCTCTGTTCTTGAAGCAGAagctgatggtgatgatgattgaTGTATCCATGGCCTGCACAGTCA ATTTCGGTACTTTCGACGGTGCTCGGCTGCTCTGGGACATCCCCCGGGTTGTGACCCCCCTGATCGGGGAGGGGGCTGGGTTTGAAAGTCGAAGCGTAAACCTGGGGGTGGAGGGGCTGCTGCTAGACGAACCCACCACTGCTGCCAGAGGATTCAGTGTAGTCCAACAAGGACATCTGATCCAGATCGGGGTTCCTTTTGGGGCAGAGGGTGGCTACAGGAAG aGTTTGGTGGAGAACAGCGTGTACAAGGAGATGTATGTGATCTTCCTGATGTACGAACATGTCTTCTCTCTTCTGTATGACGATGGCAGCAGCATCGACACGAGACACCGAATGCTCAGAGTGCTCGACACACCACTGCTCTGCCGTCCACCCTTCAGCTTTGACC AAACGACGAGTGATGACCAGGTGTTCAGTGTCTACCTGGGAAATATTCCTGCTGATGTCCTATTGGAAGAAGTGCAGATAAATGGGAAGCAGCTGATGATGTCAGAAGGTGTTGGGTTGGGCTACAGCATCAGTCCCATTGTTCACATCAACGGTAGCCGAGCCTATGAGCTACGGCTGCCGTTTGAGGACACCCTCGTCTATCGGATG TACCTGGGTCAAGGTGTGGTGCAATACTCCATAGATGTAAACTTCACTTTAACCATCATGCCCCAGAGAGCCTCCTACTACCATCACACATTCATCACAGCACGAGTATTCAATACAt TCCCTCCAGAGATCACTGCTCAGTGTTCAGACGGAGGACTCACCTTCAGCGTGGTCAGACCACCTCGAGCTGAGAGTCTCTGGGAGGTGGGCATCAACCATgaacctctgacatcacagctaGCGGAACAAAGGGGGTACCGCCTTTACAACGACACCCAGAGAACTACTCTGGAAGTCCCTGTGTTCTCCATCGGGTACAACTATGAA GACATTAACTTGTCAAACTTTTATGGAACATTTAAACTTGTTCTGAGAGACTCCAAAACTCTGGAGGTACAGACGTCCACCTCCAAACGCTGCCTTTTCAACACACAGGACATGATAG TTTGTTCTGCAGACGGGACCATGACGGTGGTGACGACGCCAACCTCCACCTGGCCTACACTGCAGCCTGAAGGAACCACTCTACTGGATCCCACCTGTGGACccaaacagacagatggagccaGAGTCCTGTTTGAGTTCAGGCCAGACTCATGTGGGACCAGGGCCATG GTTGGGGAGTCATACATGGTCTATGAGAACGAAATCCTCCATGACAGACAGATGATCGCAGATGGACCAAACTTCATCTCCAGAGATTCTCAGTTCAA GTTGACAGTGAGGTGCTTCTATCCACTCAGTGGACTCAACAGACTGTCTGTGGATAGGATCTTCAGCTCAGCTACTCCTGGATTTGGTTCTGTCAAAGTCTTCAAAAGCATTAAAG GTCCAGCAAATGAACCCCCTGCCAAAGACTGTTCGTACCAGGTTTCTAGAAATGGTGACAAAACTCTGACTAAACAGATCCATGAGAACACTCAAGCAGTGGGAATCCTGCCTCCCACAAGTCTCTGGACTCGACCCAGACCTGGACCCAGCCATTTCATCACAGTGCCATCCAGACACAACAAGCTGATCTACTCCTCTCAAAACCAACAACCTTCTCCAAACCtcaatctctctcctcctcctgaaggTGTGTCCGTTGGTACCCACCAATCCCATCCCAGTCATCTCATGTCCATGACCCAGGAACATCGTGAATCTGGATCTCCAACAGGCGACCATTTCCCAAATTATCTTCCCAGACATGACCATTCACCAAGCATTAACTTCCACAGGTCAAACCTCAACACACCAAGCTTCAATGTTGGAGTGACAGGAGAAAATTCTGAACTCACTAAGGCCGGCCCAGCACAGGGCTTCAGTACTTCAAGCAGGAGTCCTGGTTCTGCTGTTGTTGGAGTGTTGCATGTCAACTCAGGAAGCTCCAGTCAGACTCTGACACTTCAGGGTCTGAACAGTTTCGGTGATAATGTTGGCCAAAATAATGTCATTCAGCCAGATCAAGACCTGCAGAACCTTCAAGTCAACTTTTCTCTTGGCATGCAGGAACTGACCCAACCACACAAGGCCAGTCTGGATTTAAGATTTTATGGGTCCTCAGAAGGGAGGATGGAAATGACGAGACCTGAAGCGATACCAGGGTACCTGCCTCAAAGTGGGTATGATGCTTCTCAAACCTCTCCACTTCAACCAGCCCCCAAGCCACCAGCTCAGCACAGCAGACAACTACTCCAGCCTGGTAGAGACCAGACATACGTCCCTGCTAACACCTTCACATCCCAATATACAGTTTCCAACATGTTGGAGGACAGACGGGGATCTCTCAGCACTGAACCAATGTCTACTGCAACCAGCCAAGTAGACCAAAACCTGGAGAGACCAGGGTCTATTGAGAGAAGGAACACTGAGACTGTTTATACAAAGGTGAAGAATATCCGAGTCAAACCACTGACCAAATTCCTTTCGTCTGTACAGCATCCCAACCAGAATACTTTTGCTCAACAACCAAATGTACAAATCTCAAGTCCCTCTCGGTATGCCACTGGTTCGACAGCAGTCGGCAGGGGAGGGAGCCGCTGGGCATCCCAACAGCTTCCTGAACCGAGACGTTCAAACATGAGACAGGAACATGTCCCCGAGAGAACTGGTGTGTTATCACTGACGCCGGAAAAAGGTGTTTATACTAtcaaatctgaccaatccgcAGCGATCCACCTCACTGATCTGTCTCCAAACCAGCAGAAACCAGTCCAATCAGAGGCTAAGACGGGAAACGGTGGAGGTCAAAAGCCTGTTTCTACTCAGGGAAACGTCCTTCAAGCAAAAG GACAGCCTCATAACAGAGTCAGAATTGTTCCTGGCCTGCCTGGaagatttaaaaataatgaagTTCAGTCTGACTCCAGAGGAGGAACCGGCAGGAGGTCCTACCTGAGCTTCACACCACAGACTATCACAAACGCTGCTGTCAACATCAGAGACTATCTGTCCAACAGTCCCACTGCCGGAGCAGCTGGCTCTACTGGGTCTCACACAGGTCCTAATGGTTCTGGTGGTTCGGAGCTCGACAGCCACACCACATCAGACTGCAGTGGTCCGTATGGAGCCAGTGTTCACCGAGGCATCATGAGAG GTAAAgagatcagctga